Below is a window of Cupriavidus sp. MP-37 DNA.
GGCGCGCGGTATTACCATCAATACCGCCCACGTCGAATACGAGACGGCCAACCGCCACTACGCGCACGTTGACTGCCCGGGCCACGCCGACTACGTGAAGAACATGATCACGGGTGCCGCCCAGATGGACGGCGCGATCCTGGTGTGCTCGGCCGCCGACGGCCCGATGCCGCAGACCCGCGAGCACATCCTGCTGGCCCGTCAGGTTGGCGTGCCGTACATCATCGTGTTCCTGAACAAGTGCGACATGGTGGACGACGCCGAACTGCTCGAGCTGGTCGAGATGGAAGTGCGCGAGCTGCTGAGCAAGTACGAATTCCCCGGCGACGACACCCCGATCATCAAGGGTTCGGCCAAGCTGGCGCTGGAAGGCGACAAGGGCGACCTTGGCGAAGAAGCCATCATGCGCCTGGCCGACGCGCTGGACACCTACATCCCGACGCCGGAGCGTGCCGTTGACGGTACCTTCCTGATGCCGGTGGAAGACGTGTTCTCGATCTCGGGTCGCGGCACCGTGGTGACCGGCCGTATCGAGCGCGGCGTGATCAAGGTCGGCGAGGAAATCGAAATCGTCGGTATCAAGCCGACCGTGAAGACCACCTGCACCGGCGTGGAAATGTTCCGCAAGCTGCTGGACCAGGGCCAGGCTGGCGACAACGTCGGTCTGCTGCTGCGCGGCACCAAGCGTGAAGACGTCGAGCGCGGCCAGGTGCTGTGCAAGCCGGGTTCGATCAAGCCGCACACCCACTTCACCGGCGAGGTGTACATCCTGTCGAAGGACGAAGGCGGCCGTCACACCCCGTTCTTCAACAACTACCGCCCGCAGTTCTACTTCCGTACCACCGACGTGACCGGCTCGATCGAGCTGCCGAAGGACAAGGAAATGGTCATGCCGGGCGACAACGTGTCGATCACCGTCAAGCTGATCGCCCCGATCGCCATGGAAGAAGGCCTGCGCTTCGCCATCCGCGAAGGTGGCCGTACCGTCGGCGCCGGCGTCGTGGCAAAGATCCTCGACTAAGCTGTTCGATAGCGAATGCGGCACCAACCGGCCGCATTCGTTGCCAGAGGGGTTGGCGCAAGCGTCGACCCCGAAGTTGTTTTAGGGGTATAGCTCAACTGGCAGAGCGTCGGTCTCCAAAACCGAAGGTTGGGGGTTCGATTCCCTCTGCCCCTGCCAAATCAATCAGCCGCGTCGCGAGGAACAATCGTGACGCGGCTTAGTCTCGTTTGCGAAACATGGCCAATCCCAATGTTGAAACCGTGAACGCCAGCAGCGGCAAGTGGATGCTTGGCGTCGCGGTGCTGCTGGTGGTTGCGGGCGTCATCGGTTTCTATGCACTGGCACAGCAACCGTCTTATGTACGTGGCGCCGCACTGTTCGGTGGTATTGCACTGGGTATCGTGGTTGCGCTGGTGTCGGCACCGGGCAAGGACTTTATCGGGTTCGCCAAGGAATCGTATCGGGAAGTTCGCAAGGTCGTCTGGCCGACGCGCAAGGAAGCCGGGCAGATGACGGGACTGGTCTTTGTCTTTGTCGTCGTCATGGCCCTGTTCCTGTGGTCGGCGGACAAGCTCATCGAGTGGGTCGTGTTCTCGCTCGTGCTGGGCTGGAAATAAGAGGTAGCACATGACGGATAACGCCCAGCAGGAAACCACCGCGCAAGAATCGCCTTCGTCGAAGAAGCGCTGGTATGTGGTGCATGCCTACTCCGGCATGGAGAAGAGCGTGCAACGCGCGCTGCAGGAGCGCATCGAGCGCGCCGAGATGCAGGACAAGTTTGGCCGCATCCTGGTGCCGTCCGAGGAAGTCGTGGAAATCAAGGGCGGCCACAAGTCGGTCACCGAGCGTCGCTTCTTCCCTGGCTACGTGCTGGTGGAAATGGAAATGACCGACGAGACCTGGCACCTGGTGAAGAACACCAGCAAGGTCACCGGTTTCGTGGGCGGCGCCCGCAATCGTCCGAGCCCGATTTCGCAGCGCGAAGTCGACAAGATCATGACCCAGATGCAGGAAGGGGTCGAGAAGCCGCGTCCCAAGACGCTGTTCGAAGTGGGCGAAATGGTGCGCGTCAAGGACGGCCCGTTCACCGACTTCAACGGCAACGTGGAAGAAGTGAACTACGAGAAGTCGCGCCTGCGCGTCTCGGTCACCATCTTCGGACGTGCCACGCCGGTCGAGCTCGAGTTCGGCCAGGTCGAGAAGGTTTAAGGAATTTGCCTGTTGTCGGTCGAAAGGCAGGCAACCGGCAACGGCAGCGCCCCACGGCGTTGCCAAAGAGGAGCGTGAGGCCGTGCCACCGGTGCGGCGACAGCGCGTTACGACTCAACAGGATCGTCTTCCCCGAGTGGAGCGGTCCGGATTGGAGTAGAGATGGCCAAGAAGATCATTGGCTTTATCAAGCTGCAGATTCCGGCTGGTAAGGCAAATCCCTCCCCGCCCGTTGGTCCCGCACTGGGTCAGCGTGGTCTGAACATCATGGAGTTCTGCAAGGCGTTCAACGCCCAGACCCAGGGTATGGAACCCGGTCTGCCGGTGCCGGTGGTGATTACCGCCTTCGCCGACAAGAGCTTCACCTTCGTGATGAAGTCGCCGCCGGCGACCGTGCTGATCAAGAAGGCAGCCGGCATCACCAAGGGTTCGCCGAAGCCCCACACCGACAAGGTTGGCAAGATCACCCGTGCCCAGGCTGAAGAAATCGCCAAGGCCAAGAACGCTGACCTGACCGCCGCCGACCTGGACGCCGCCGTGCGTACCATCGCCGGTTCGGCTCGTTCGATGGGCATCACCGTGGAGGGTCTGTAAATGGCTAAGGTTTCCAAGCGCGTCGCCGCCAACAAGGCGAAGATCGAGCGTACCAAGTTCTACCCGATCGACGAGGCCCTGGGCCTGGTGAAGGGCTGCGCCTCGGCGAAGTTCGACGAGTCGATCGACGTGGCCGTGCAACTGGGCATCGACGCCAAGAAGTCGGACCAGGTGGTGCGTGGTTCGGTGGTGCTGCCCGCCGGTACCGGCAAGTCGGTGCGCGTGGCCGTGTTCGCCCAGGGCGACAAGGCCGAGGCCGCCAAGGCCGCCGGTGCCGACATCGTCGGCATGGAAGACCTGGCTGAGCAAGTCAAGGCCGGCAACCTGAACTTCGACGTCGTGATCGCTTCGCCGGACACGATGCGTATCGTCGGTACGCTGGGCCAGATCCTGGGCCCGCGCGGCCTGATGCCGAACCCGAAGGTCGGTACCGTGACCCCCGACGTGGCCCAGGCGGTGAAGAACGCCAAGGCCGGTCAGGTCCAGTTCCGTGTCGACAAGGCCGGTATCATCCACGCCACCATCGGCCGCCGTTCGTTCGAAGACGCCGCGCTGAAGAGCAACCTGTCGGCACTGCTGGACGCGCTGGTCAAGGCCAAGCCGGCCACCAGCAAGGGCGTGTACCTGCGCAAGATCGCCGTTTCGTCGACCATGGGCGTCGGCGTGCGTGTCGACCAGGCTACGCTGGCAGCCTGAGCTGACGGCAAGTTGCTGACCGGAACCCGATAACACCGGTCGGCAAGAAAGAATTGAAGATCCTGGCCCATGGCGAGGATCGTCTCCGGACCGCAAGGAAAGGAGCAAGGCTTTGGGCAGTGGTGCCCGCCTGATGCGCAAGTATCGGCAGGCACCGCTGGTTATCAAAGACCGCTGGTGTCCTTGTCCGCGGCAGTGTTGCGGAAAGGGCTTAATCGGTCGGAACGTGCGCAAAGGCTTCCAAGCCTGAGCGACGTCTTCCGGCCAGCCAGCGCAGATGGCGCACCCGAAGGGATTGAAGCAACCGGGCACTGATCCGGATGATTCGGGCCAATCGGACGCCGTTCGTTTGTGCTGACGTGAAGGCTCCGGTATTGCCGGAGACCCAGCGTCATTTTGGAGCTTAACCGTGCCACTCAATATTGAAGATAAGAAGGCCGTCGTTGCTGAGGTCTCGGCGCAAGTCGCCAAGGCCCAGACCATCGTCGTCGCCGAATATCGCGGCATTGCGGTTGGCGATCTGACCAAGCTGCGTGCTACCGCTCGCCAGCAAGGCGTGTACCTGCGCGTTCTGAAGAACACGCTGGCCCGCCGTGCCGTCGAAGGTACGCCGTTTGCAGGCCTCGCAGAGCAGATGACCGGTCCGCTGATCTACGGTATTTCCGAAGATGCAGTGGCCTCGGCCAAGGTTCTGAACGACTTCGCCAAGACCAACGACAAGCTGGTCCTGCGCGCCGGGTCGTATGACGGCAAGGTTCTCGACGCTGCCGCCGTGAAGGCGCTGGCCTCGATCCCGAGCCGCGACGAACTGATTGCTCAGCTGCTGGGCGTGATGCAGGCACCGGTGTCGGGCTTCGCCCGTCTGCTGGCTGCTCTGGCCGCCAAGAAGGCAGAAGGCGCTCCCGCGGAAGCGGAAGCTGCCGGCGCCTAAGGCAATCCAGGCCGCGCATCGCAAGATCGCATTACCGATACCGAATCAAATCTAGTAGGAGTATTTCAAATGGCAATCACCAAAGACGACATCCTGGAAGCCGTTGGCGCGATGTCCGTGATGGAACTGAACGACCTGGTCAAGGCGTTCGAAGAGAAGTTTGGCGTGTCGGCCGCTGCCATGGCCGTGGCTGCTGCTCCGGGCGCTGCCGGTGCCGCTGCTGCCGAAGAGCAGACCGAATTCAACGTGATCCTGGCCGAAGTCGGCGCCAACAAGGTCGGCGTGATTAAGGCTGTTCGCGAAATCACCGGCCTGGGCCTGAAGGAAGCCAAGGACCTGGTCGATGGCGCACCGAAGCCCGTCAAGGAAGGCGTGGACAAGGCTGCTGCTGCCGAAGCCAAGAAGAAGCTGGAAGACGCCGGCGCCAAGGTCGACGTCAAGTAATGCTGTACTCGCGTGCCCGTGCGGCACGCGAATGGGGCTGGCAAAGGGAAATTCCCGGCGCCAGCCTTTTTGCGCTTGTGCGATTGTGTTTTAGTCGCCACTCCGCACAGCGATAACGCAGTAAAAGTGATGTTTGCGATTCGCGGCGAGGATCGATTTGCCGGCGATTCAGCAGAGGCCAAACATCAGTGGCACACTAAGTGGTTGCTGCTGATGTTTGTCTTCTGAACCGACTGCAGAAGACAAGTTTGGTCGGGTGTCCCCCGGGCGAGTACAGGCGTTGCGCTGAAGCGACGACCACACCGCCCGCAGCGTGCGGACACCGTCAGCCAGAGGTTGGTAGCGGCCAACCGCCAAATCCCCTCCCAGTCGCTGAACACCTCAGGTCCGGCCAGGTCCAGCCAGCCCTGCGATGATTCGGAGATCCCATGGCGTACAGCTTCACCGAAAAGAAGCGCATTCGCAAAAGCTTTGCGAAGCGCGCGACGGTACATCAGGTTCCATTCCTGCTTGCCACCCAGATTGAATCCTACACCCAGTTCTTGCAAGCGGATACGCCGCCCGCACGTCGCAAGACCGAAGGCCTCCAGGCCGCTTTCAACGCAATTTTCCCGATCTCCTCGCATAACGGGCTCGCCCGTATGGAGTTCGTCTCGTATCACCTGTCCAACCCGCCGTTCGACGTCAAGGAATGCCAGCAGCGTGGCCTGACGTTCCATTCGGCGTTGCGCGCCAAGGTTCGCCTGATCATCAACGATCGCGAGAACCCGGGCAAGGTCAAGGAAGTGAAGGAGCAGGAAGTCTACATGGGTGAGATTCCGCTCATGACTTCCACGGGTTCGTTTGTCATCAACGGCACCGAGCGTGTCATCGTCTCGCAGCTGCACCGCTCGCCGGGCGTGTTCTTCGAGCACGACAAGGGCAAGACCCACAGCTCGGGCAAGCTGCTGTTCTCGGCACGCATCATCCCCTACCGCGGTTCGTGGCTGGACTTCGAATTCGATCCGAAGGACATCCTGTACTTCCGCGTCGACCGCCGCCGCAAGATGCCGGTGACGATCCTGCTGAAGTCGATCGGCCTGACCCCGGAACAGATCCTGGCGCACTTCTTCGTGTTCGACAACTTCACGCTGCAGTCGGAAGGCGCGCAGCTGGAGTTCGTGCCCGAGCGCCTGCGCGGTGAAGTCGCGCGCTTCGACATCGCCGACAAGAACGGCCGCGTGGTGGTCGAGAAGGACAAGCGGATCAACGCCAAGCACATCCGCGACCTGGATTCGGCCGGCACCAAGCTGATCAGCGTGCCGGAAGACTACCTGCTGGGCCGCGTGCTGGCCAAGAACATCATCGACCCGGATACCGGCGAGGTGATCGCCAACGCCAACGACGAGCTGACCGAAGCGCTGCTGGAAAACCTGCGCGAAGCCGGCGTCAAGCAGATCCAGACCCTGTACACCAACGACCTGGACCAGGGCCCGTACATGTCGCAGACCCTGCGCGTGGACGAGACCGCCGACCAGACTGCCGCGCGCATCGCGATCTACCGCATGATGCGCCCGGGCGAGCCGCCGACCGAAGAAGCGGTGGAAGCGCTGTTCCAGCGCCTGTTCTACAGCGAAGAGTCGTACGACCTGTCGCGCGTGGGCCGCATGAAGGTCAACAGCCGCCTGGGCCGCCCCAGCGGCGAAGGCGCCATGGTGCTGCAGGACGAGGACATCCTCGAGACCATCAAGATCCTGGTCAACCTGCGCAACGGCAAGGGCGAGGTCGATGACATCGACCACCTGGGCAACCGTCGCGTGCGTTGCGTCGGCGAACTGGCCGAGAACCAGTTCCGCGCCGGCCTGTCGCGCGTCGAGCGCGCCGTCAAGGAACGTCTGGGCCAAGCCGAGACCGAGAACCTGATGCCGCACGACCTGATCAACTCGAAGCCGATCTCGTCGGCGATCCGCGAGTTCTTCGGTTCGTCGCAGCTGTCGCAGTTCATGGACCAGACCAACCCGCTGTCGGAGATCACGCACAAGCGCCGTGTCTCCGCACTGGGCCCGGGCGGCCTGACGCGCGAGCGCGCCGGCTTTGAAGTGCGCGACGTGCACCCGACCCACTACGGCCGCGTGTGCCCGATCGAAACGCCGGAAGGTCCGAACATTGGTCTGATCAACTCGCTGGCACTGTATGCCCGCCTGAACGAATACGGCTTCCTGGAAACGCCGTACCGCAAGGTGGTCGACAGCAAGCTGACCGACCAGGTCGACTACTTGTCCGCGATCGAGGAAGGCAAGTATGTGGTGGCGCAGGCCAACGCGACCGTCGATGCCGACGGCAACCTGACCGACGAACTGGTGTCGGCGCGCGAAGGCTCCGAGCGTGAAACCCGTATGGTGACGCCGGACCGCGTGCAGTACATCGACGTGGCGCCGTCGCAGATCGTGTCGGCCGCTGCCTCGCTGGTGCCGTTCCTGGAACACGATGACGCGAACCGTGCACTGATGGGCGCGAACATGCAGCGCCAGGCCGTGCCTTGCCTGCGTCCGGACAAGCCGCTGGTCGGCACCGGCATCGAGCGCACGGTTGCGGTCGACTCGGGCACCGCCGTGCAGGCCATGCGTGGCGGCGTGGTCGACTACGTCGACGCGATGCGTATCGTGATCCGCGTGAACGACGACGAAGCCGTGGCCGGTGAAGTCGGCGTGGACATCTACAACCTGATCAAGTACACGCGCTCGAACCAGAACACCAACATCAACCAGCGTCCGATGGTCAAGGTGGGCGACCACGTGGCCCGCGGCGACGTCATCGCCGACGGCGCCTCGACCGACCTGGGCGAGCTGGCGCTGGGCCAGAACATGCTGGTGGCGTTCATGCCGTGGAACGGCTACAACTTCGAGGACTCGATCCTGATCTCGGAGCGTGTGGTGGCCGAAGACCGCTATACCTCGATCCACATCGAGGAACTGTCGGTCGTTGCCCGCGACACCAAGCTGGGACCTGAGGAAATCACGCGCGATATCTCGAACCTGGCCGAAGCCCAGCTGGCGCGCCTGGACGAGTCGGGCATCACCTACATCGGTGCCGAGGTCGAAGCCGGCGACGTGCTGGTGGGCAAGGTCACGCCGAAGGGCGAGACCCAGCTGACGCCGGAAGAAAAGCTGCTGCGCGCGATCTTCGGCGAGAAGGCATCGGACGTGAAGGACACCTCGCTGCGCGTGCCGTCGGGCATGAGCGGCATCGTGATCGACGTCCAGGTCTTCACCCGCGAAGGCGTGACCCGCGACAAGCGCGCCCAGTCGATCATCGACGATGAGCTGAAGCGCTACCGCCTCGACCTGAACGACCAGCTGCGTATCGTGGAAGGCGATGCCTTCCAGCGTCTGGAGCGCCTGCTGGTCGACAAGACCGTCAACGGCGGTCCGAAGAAGCTGGCCAAGGGTGCCAAGATCACCAAGGAGTACCTGGCGGACATCGACAAGTACCACTGGTTCGATATCCGTCCGGCCGACGAGGAACTGGCTGCGCAGCTGGAAGCCGTCAAGGAAGCCATCGAGCAGAAGCGCCACGAGTTCGACCTGGCCTTCGAAGAGAAGCGCAAGAAGCTGACGCAGGGCGACGAACTGCCGCCGGGCGTGATCAAGATGGTCAAGGTCTACCTGGCCGTCAAGCGCCGCCTGCAGCCTGGCGACAAGATGGCCGGCCGTCACGGCAACAAGGGTGTGGTGTCGAAGATCGTGCCGATCGAAGACATGCCGTACATGGCGGACGGTACCCCGGCCGACATCGTGCTGAACCCGCTGGGCGTGCCGTCGCGGATGAACGTGGGCCAGATCCTCGAAACCCACCTGGGCTGGGCCGCGCGCGGCCTGGGCCAGCGCATCGGCGACATGCTCAAGGCGCAAGCCAAGGCGCAGGAACTGCGCGCGCTGCTCTCGCAGATCTACAACGAGAGCGGCAAGCCGGAAGACCTGGACAGCCTGTCGGACGCCGAAGTGCTGGAACTGGCGAACAACCTGAAGAAGGGCGTGCCGTTTGCGACCCCGGTGTTCGACGGTGCCCACGAGGACGAAATCCGCCGCATGCTGGACCTGGCCTACCCGGACGACGTCGCCCGCGAAAAGGGCCTGACGGCTTCCAAGCAGCAGGTCACGCTGTTCGACGGCCGCACCGGCGAAGCGTTCGAGCGTCCGGTCACGCTGGGTGTGATGCACATGCTGAAGCTGCACCACCTGGTCGACGACAAGATGCACGCGCGTTCCACCGGCCCGTACTCGCTGGTGACGCAGCAACCGCTGGGCGGCAAGGCCCAGTTCGGTGGCCAGCGTTTCGGTGAGATGGAAGTGTGGGCACTGGAAGCCTACGGCGCGTCGTACGTGCTGCAGGAAATGCTGACGGTCAAGTCCGATGACGTGAACGGCCGTACCAAGGTGTACGAGAACATCGTCAAGGGCGAGCACTCGATCGACGCCGGCATGCCGGAATCGTTCAACGTGCTGGTGAAGGAAATCCGCTCGCTGGGTATCGACATCGACCTCGATCGCTACTGATCGAGCCGATGCGGGTGCCGGCCGCGGCCGGCACTCACCAGCGCAGGATTTCCCACAGAATGAATGCCCCTGGACCGGACAGACTCCGGCACGGGGGCGAAACAAGGAGTTGCAATGAAAGCATTGCTCGATCTCTTTAAGCAGGTACAGCAGGAAGAGCAGTTCGACGCGATCAAGATCGGCCTAGCCTCGCCCGAGAAGATCCGTTCGTGGTCGTACGGCGAAGTGAAGAAGCCGGAAACGATCAACTACCGTACGTTCAAGCCGGAACGCGACGGCCTGTTCTGCGCCAAGATCTTTGGCCCGATCAAGGACTACGAGTGCCTGTGCGGCAAGTACAAGCGCCTGAAGCACCGTGGCGTGATCTGCGAGAAGTGCGGCGTTGAAGTGACGCTGGCCAAGGTGCGCCGCGAGCGCATGGGCCATATCGAACTGGCCGCGCCGACCGCGCACATCTGGTTCCTGAAGTCGCTGCCGTCGCGCCTGGGCATGGTCCTGGACATGACGCTGCGCGACATCGAGCGCGTGCTGTACTTCGAAGCCTTCGTGGTGATTGAACCCGGCATGACCCCGCTCAAGAAGAGCCAGATCATGTCGGAAGACGACTACCTGGCGAAGTGCGACGAGTACGGCGAGGGCGAGTTCGTCGCCATGATGGGTGCCGAGGGCATCCGTGAACTGCTGCGCGGCATCGACATCGAGAAGCAGATCGAACAGATCCGCGCCGAGCTGCAGGCCACCGGTTCCGAAGCCAAGATCAAGAAGTTTGCCAAGCGCCTGAAGGTGCTCGAGGCCTTCCAGCGTTCGGGCATCAAGCCCGAGTGGATGATCCTCGAGGTGCTGCCGGTGCTGCCGCCCGAGCTGCGCCCGCTGGTGCCGCTGGATGGCGGCCGCTTCGCGACCTCGGACCTGAACGACCTGTATCGCCGCGTCATCAACCGTAACAACCGCCTGAAGCGCCTGCTGGAGCTGAAGGCCCCTGAGATCATCGTGCGCAACGAAAAGCGCATGCTGCAGGAAGCGGTTGACTCGCTGCTGGACAACGGCCGTCGCGGCAAGGCGATGACCGGCGCCAACAAGCGTCCGCTGAAGTCCCTGGCCGAAATGATCAAGGGCAAGGGCGGCCGTTTCCGTCAGAACCTGCTGGGCAAGCGCGTCGACTACTCGGGCCGTTCGGTCATCGTGGTCGGCCCGACGCTCAAGCTGCACCAGTGCGGCCTGCCCAAGCTGATGGCGCTCGAGCTGTTCAAGCCGTTCATCTTCCACAAGCTGGAAACGATGGGCATCGCCACCACCATCAAGGCGGCGAAGAAGGAAGTCGAAAGCCAGACCCCGGTGGTGTGGGACATCCTCGAAGAGGTGATCCGCGAGCACCCGGTGATGCTGAACCGCGCGCCGACGCTGCACCGCCTGGGCATCCAGGCGTTCGAGCCGGTGCTGATCGAAGGCAAGGCGATCCAGCTGCACCCGCTGGTCTGCGCGGCGTTCAACGCCGACTTCGACGGTGACCAGATGGCCGTCCACGTGCCGCTGTCGCTGGAAGCGCAGATGGAAGCCCGCACCCTGATGCTGGCCTCCAACAACGTGCTGTTCCCGGCCAACGGCGATCCGTCGATCGTGCCGTCGCAGGACGTGGTGCTGGGCCTGTACTACACCACCCGCGACAAGATCAACGGCAAGGGCGAGGGCATGACCTTCGCCGACATCAGCGAAGTGATCCGCGCCTACGAGAACAAGGAAGTCGAGCTGGCTTCGCGCGTGAACGTGCGTATCACCGAGTATGAGCTGGTCGACAAGGATGCCGAGGGCGACGCGCGTTTCGCGCCCAAGATCACGCTGCAGGCCACCACGGTCGGCCGCGCGATCCTGTCCGAGATCCTGCCGAAGGGCCTGCCGTTCTCGGTGCTGAACAAGCCCCTGAAGAAGAAGGAAATCTCGCGCCTGATCAACACGGCGTTCCGCCGCTGCGGCCTGCGCGAGACCGTGATCTTCGCCGACAAGCTGCTGCAGTCGGGCTTCCGCCTGGCCACGCGCGCCGGTATCTCGATCGCGATCGACGACATGCTGGTGCCGCCGGCCAAGGAAAAGATCATCGCCGAGGCCTCGGCCAAGGTGAAGGAATACGACAAGCAGTACATGTCGGGCCTGGTGACCGACCAGGAACGCTACAACAACGTCGTGGACATCTGGGGCGCCGCCGGCGACCAGGTGGGCAAGGCGATGATGGAGCAGCTGCAGCACGAGGACGTGGTCGACCGCGAAGGCAAGACCGTGAAGCAGGAGTCGTTCAACTCCATCTACATGATGGCCGACTCGGGCGCACGGGGTTCCGCCGCGCAGATCCGCCAGCTGGCCGGCATGCGTGGCCTGATGGCCAAGCCGGATGGCTCGATCATTGAAACGCCGATTACGGCGAACTTCCGTGAAGGCCTGAACGTTCTGCAGTACTTCATCTCGACCCACGGCGCCCGTAAGGGCCTGGCCGATACGGCACTGAAGACCGCGAACTCGGGTTACCTGACCCGTCGTCTGGTCGACGTGACGCAGGATCTGGTCGTGGTCGAAGACGATTGCGGCACCTCCAACGGCGTGGCCATGAAGGCCCTGGTCGAAGGCGGTGAAGTGATCGAAGCCCTGCGCGACCGTATCCTCGGCCGCGTCACCGTGGCCGACGTGGTCAACCCGGAAACCCAGGAAACCGCGATCGAAGCCGGCACGCTGCTGGACGAAGACCTGGTCGAGCTGATCGACAATATCGGCGTCGACGAAGTCAAGGTCCGCACCCCGCTGTCGTGCGACACGCGCTACGGCCTGTGTGCCAAGTGCTACGGCCGCGACCTGGGCCGCGGCGTGCTGGTGAACTCGGGCGAAGCGGTGGGCGTGATTGCCGCGCAGTCGATCGGTGAGCCGGGCACGCAGCTGACCATGCGTACCTTCCACATCGGTGGTGCGGCATCGCGTGCGGCAGTGGCCTCGAGCGTGGAAGCGAAGGCGACCGGTACGGTGCGCTTCACCGCGACCATGCGCTACGTGACCAACGCCAAGGGCGAACTGATCGTGATCTCGCGTTCGGGCGAGGCACTGATCACCGACGACCACGGCCGCGAGCGCGAGCGCCACAAGATCCCGTACGGCGCGACGCTGCTGGTGCAGGACGGCCAGTCGATCAAGGCCGGCACGCAACTGGCCACGTGGGACGCGCTGACGCGCCCGATCGTTTCCGAGTACTCGGGCACGATCAAGTTCGAGAACGTCGAAGAAGGCGTGACCGTCGCCAAGCAGATGGACGAGGTGACGGGCCTGTCGACCCTGGTGGTGATCGACGCCAAGCGCCGCACGGCCGCAACCAAGGGCATTCGCCCGCAGGTGAAGCTGCTCGACGCCAACGGCCAGGAAGTGAAGATCCCGGGCACGGACCACTCCGTGACCATCGGCTTCCAGGTCGGCGCGCTGATTACCGTGAAGGACGGCCAGCAGGTGCACGTGGGTGAAGTGCTCGCGCGTATCCCGACCGAATCGCAGAAGACCCGCGACATTACCGGTGGTCTGCCGCGCGTGGCCGAGCTGTTCGAAGCGCGTTCGCCGAAGGACGCCGCCGTGCTGGCGGAAGTCACCGGCACGACCTCGTTCGGCAAGGACACCAAGGGCAAGCAGCGCCTGGTCATCACCGACCTGGACGGCAATGCCCACGAGTTCCTGATCGCGAAGGAAAAGCAGGTGCTGGTGCACGACGGCCAGGTGGTGAACAAGGGCGAAATGATCGTGGAAGGTCCGGCGGATCCGCACGACATCCTGCGCCTGAAGGGCATCGAAGAGCTGGCGCACTACATCGTCGACGAAGTCCAGGACGTGTACCGTCTGCAGGGCGTGAAGATCAACGACAAGCACATCGAGGTGATCGTTCGCCAGATGCTGCGCCGTGTTCAGATCGTCGATGTGGGCGACACCAAGTTCATCCCGGGTGAACAGGTGGAGCGTTCGGAACTGCTCGACGAGAACGACCGCGTGATCGCCGAAGGCAAGCGTCCGGCGACCTACGAGAACCTGCTGCTGGGTATTACCAAGGCGTCGCTGTCGACCGACAGCTTCATCTCGGCGGCATCGTTCCAGGAAACCACGCGCGTGCTGACCGAAGCCGCGATCATGGGCAAGACCGACGACCTGCGTGGCCTGAAGGAAAACGTGATCGTCGGCCGTCTGATCCCGGCCGGTACCGGCCTGGCCTACCACCGCGCCCGCAAGGCGCGCGAGGCCTCCGAGCGCGAACGCGCCCAGGCGATCGCCGAAGAAGAGCAGTCGCTCTTCATCGAGCCGCCGGTGGTGCAGGCGACCGAGGGCGAAGGCGACAACGCCTGATCCCG
It encodes the following:
- the rpoB gene encoding DNA-directed RNA polymerase subunit beta — its product is MAYSFTEKKRIRKSFAKRATVHQVPFLLATQIESYTQFLQADTPPARRKTEGLQAAFNAIFPISSHNGLARMEFVSYHLSNPPFDVKECQQRGLTFHSALRAKVRLIINDRENPGKVKEVKEQEVYMGEIPLMTSTGSFVINGTERVIVSQLHRSPGVFFEHDKGKTHSSGKLLFSARIIPYRGSWLDFEFDPKDILYFRVDRRRKMPVTILLKSIGLTPEQILAHFFVFDNFTLQSEGAQLEFVPERLRGEVARFDIADKNGRVVVEKDKRINAKHIRDLDSAGTKLISVPEDYLLGRVLAKNIIDPDTGEVIANANDELTEALLENLREAGVKQIQTLYTNDLDQGPYMSQTLRVDETADQTAARIAIYRMMRPGEPPTEEAVEALFQRLFYSEESYDLSRVGRMKVNSRLGRPSGEGAMVLQDEDILETIKILVNLRNGKGEVDDIDHLGNRRVRCVGELAENQFRAGLSRVERAVKERLGQAETENLMPHDLINSKPISSAIREFFGSSQLSQFMDQTNPLSEITHKRRVSALGPGGLTRERAGFEVRDVHPTHYGRVCPIETPEGPNIGLINSLALYARLNEYGFLETPYRKVVDSKLTDQVDYLSAIEEGKYVVAQANATVDADGNLTDELVSAREGSERETRMVTPDRVQYIDVAPSQIVSAAASLVPFLEHDDANRALMGANMQRQAVPCLRPDKPLVGTGIERTVAVDSGTAVQAMRGGVVDYVDAMRIVIRVNDDEAVAGEVGVDIYNLIKYTRSNQNTNINQRPMVKVGDHVARGDVIADGASTDLGELALGQNMLVAFMPWNGYNFEDSILISERVVAEDRYTSIHIEELSVVARDTKLGPEEITRDISNLAEAQLARLDESGITYIGAEVEAGDVLVGKVTPKGETQLTPEEKLLRAIFGEKASDVKDTSLRVPSGMSGIVIDVQVFTREGVTRDKRAQSIIDDELKRYRLDLNDQLRIVEGDAFQRLERLLVDKTVNGGPKKLAKGAKITKEYLADIDKYHWFDIRPADEELAAQLEAVKEAIEQKRHEFDLAFEEKRKKLTQGDELPPGVIKMVKVYLAVKRRLQPGDKMAGRHGNKGVVSKIVPIEDMPYMADGTPADIVLNPLGVPSRMNVGQILETHLGWAARGLGQRIGDMLKAQAKAQELRALLSQIYNESGKPEDLDSLSDAEVLELANNLKKGVPFATPVFDGAHEDEIRRMLDLAYPDDVAREKGLTASKQQVTLFDGRTGEAFERPVTLGVMHMLKLHHLVDDKMHARSTGPYSLVTQQPLGGKAQFGGQRFGEMEVWALEAYGASYVLQEMLTVKSDDVNGRTKVYENIVKGEHSIDAGMPESFNVLVKEIRSLGIDIDLDRY